From Haloterrigena salifodinae, the proteins below share one genomic window:
- a CDS encoding DUF7344 domain-containing protein has protein sequence MPDDTPCSTAAPGPDPTDIESIAADTALEALSNERCRCVLQCLLPVDNPMALADLADEVAALENGTGTTDVSKEDVKDVYMSLYHADIPKLAAADIVEYDQVQNTVTLTQNAAELRPLLDVVDDWPS, from the coding sequence ATGCCGGACGACACCCCCTGTTCGACTGCAGCCCCGGGGCCGGATCCCACCGATATCGAATCAATAGCAGCGGATACCGCGCTCGAGGCTCTGTCGAACGAGCGCTGTCGGTGCGTGCTTCAATGCCTGCTACCGGTCGACAACCCGATGGCGTTAGCGGACCTGGCAGATGAAGTCGCCGCTTTGGAGAACGGCACTGGGACGACCGATGTCTCGAAAGAGGACGTGAAAGACGTCTACATGTCGCTCTATCACGCAGACATTCCGAAACTAGCAGCTGCAGATATCGTCGAGTACGATCAGGTCCAGAATACAGTCACGCTAACACAGAACGCTGCGGAACTACGTCCGCTTCTGGACGTTGTCGACGACTGGCCATCGTAG